Genomic DNA from Candidatus Binataceae bacterium:
GGCTCGGCCGAATGAGCGCTCGCCAGCACCGCGCATCCGCGGCTCATCGCCTCGCGCACCAGCGCGGCGGCGAGCGCCGCGCCGTCGCCGTCGAGCGCCGCGAACGGCTCGTCGAGCATCAAAACGTCGGGCCGCGCGAGCATCGCGCGCGCGAGCGCAAGGCGCTGCTCCATGCCGCGCGAAAATCCGCGCACGCGCGCGTCGGCGGCGGCGCCGAGCGCGACGCGCTCGAGCCATAGCGCCGCCGTCTTCCGCGCGTCTTCGACGCCGTAGAGCGTCGCGTAGAATTCCAGGTTCTCTTGCGCGCTAAGGTTGGGATAGAGAAAGCTCTGATGGCTCAGCAGGCCCACGCGCCGGCGCAGCGCCGGCGCGAGCGTGCGCGCCGCCTCGCCGAAGAGCATCGCGTCGCCGAAGCTCGGCGCCGAAAGTCCGGCGAGCAACCGGATGAGCGTGGACTTTCCCGCCCCGTTCGCGCCGACCACCGCGAGGCCGCCGCCGGCTGCAACGCTCAGGTTCACCTCGCGCAGGACCGGCGCAGGACCGAAACTCTTGCCCAGTGCGCGCGCTTCGATAAGCGGCGCGGTCATCGCTCGGCCCGCGCAACGGAGCGCGCCGCGACGGAAAGCGGCGCGCCGCATTCGCTGCAGAAACTCCCTGCCGCAACCTCGACGCCGCACTGCGGGCAGAATCGAATACGCGCGGCGGCGGGGGGCGCCGCCGCGACGGTTTTGACCAACCGCGGACGCGCCGGAGCCGCATCGGGCGCGCGCAGACGCTCCAGCGCGGCGCTCGCGGCGAGCGCCCGCGCCATCAGGGCTTCACGCAACCCGGCGTAATCGGTCTCGGAGAGCTTGCCCATCTCGCGATCGAACTCCAGCTCGCGCAATCCCTGCATCGCGAGCCCTCGCTCATGCTCGAGCCGCTCGGCCTCGGCCGCATCGCGTCCGGCGCGCCGCGTCGCGAGCAATCCGCCACCGAGCGGCGCGGCGACGAACAGTGCCACGCTCGCGACGATCAGCACCGCGGCCAGGTAGAGCACAGCCTAGAGACGCTCCCGCAGCTCGCGTTCCAGGCGTTCGCGGAGCGCCGAAGCGGCTTTGCTCGACGGCTCGGAATCGCCTGCGCCGGAGCCGCCCGAGGATTGCCGCGATCCGGATTGCTGCGATTCGGGGGCCGCGGATGCTCTGCCGCGCCATCGTCCCATCATCAGAACCACCAGGCCCCCGCCCATCATCAGCGCGACGAAGGGCATCGTCCACGCGAGCAAGTTGAAGCCCTGAGTGGTCGGAGCGGAGAGAATTTTCTCGCCATACTGCTTGCGGAAGTAGCCGATTATCTCGGCCCGGCCCATCCCGTGCGCGAGCATCGTGTCGATCCGCTCGCGCATCGGCACGGAGAAGCTGCAGTTCGGATGATTGCAGTTGGCGACCGTCAGGCCGCATCCGCATTGGCAGGTAAGTCCCTCCGCGATCTCCTGGCGGGTCGCGGCGGCCGCGTGCGCCGGGCGTATCGGCGCCATCAGCGAAGCGATCAGGATTGCGGCGAGCACCGCGGCCATCGCTGGCGCCGAGAATTCCCGTCCCCTGGCATTCATCCGGTCAGTCGCCTCCCGGCGCGGGTTCGGCGGCAATCGCCTCATCCGCCCGCTCGAACGCAGCGGCCATCGCGGCGCGTTCGCGCACGTTGGGCCACATCACGACCACCGTGCCGATCGCCATCATCAGGCCGCCCGCCCAGAGCCAGAAAACCAGCGGCGTGAGGAACACCTCGAAGGTGGCAAGTCCGCTCTGATCGTCAACGCCAGCGAACACCACGTAGAGGTCGGCGAGCGGGGTCGAGCGAATCGCGACCCGCGTGGCAGGCTGCTGCGGGCGTTTGTAGAAGAGCCGCGCGGGCGTCATCGTGGCGATCTCGCGGCCGCCGCTTTGCACGTCGAGGCGCGCGCTCAGGTCCTCGAGATGAGCGTTCTCGACGCCCTTCATTCCGAGATAGGTAATCTGGTAAGCGCCGATAGTGAAGCTCTGTCCTCTGCGCACGCTGCGCTTGACCTCGGTCCTGAAGAATGATGAAGCGACGATTCCGATAAACGCGAAAATCACGCCCAGATGGATGATATAGCCGCCATAGCGGCGGTTGTTCTTGGCGACGAGATTGACCAGCGCGCGCGCCGGGGTTTCGTGCACCAGATGGCGCCGCGCGATCACGCCGCGGCGGAATTCGACCACCACCGTGCCGAGCGCGAACACGGCCAGCGAAAGCGCTGTCAGCACGTACCATTGGCGGAGCCCCATCGCGAAGACCGCGATGC
This window encodes:
- a CDS encoding cytochrome c-type biogenesis protein CcmH, whose protein sequence is MNARGREFSAPAMAAVLAAILIASLMAPIRPAHAAAATRQEIAEGLTCQCGCGLTVANCNHPNCSFSVPMRERIDTMLAHGMGRAEIIGYFRKQYGEKILSAPTTQGFNLLAWTMPFVALMMGGGLVVLMMGRWRGRASAAPESQQSGSRQSSGGSGAGDSEPSSKAASALRERLERELRERL
- the ccmA gene encoding heme ABC exporter ATP-binding protein CcmA, which codes for MTAPLIEARALGKSFGPAPVLREVNLSVAAGGGLAVVGANGAGKSTLIRLLAGLSAPSFGDAMLFGEAARTLAPALRRRVGLLSHQSFLYPNLSAQENLEFYATLYGVEDARKTAALWLERVALGAAADARVRGFSRGMEQRLALARAMLARPDVLMLDEPFAALDGDGAALAAALVREAMSRGCAVLASAHSAEPLAALGFAVLALARGKLVRAEPDAARQSAARAPLARQVS
- a CDS encoding zinc ribbon domain-containing protein; amino-acid sequence: MLYLAAVLIVASVALFVAAPLGGGLLATRRAGRDAAEAERLEHERGLAMQGLRELEFDREMGKLSETDYAGLREALMARALAASAALERLRAPDAAPARPRLVKTVAAAPPAAARIRFCPQCGVEVAAGSFCSECGAPLSVAARSVARAER